The Streptomyces sp. NBC_00659 genomic interval GCCTACCGGGGGACGCGAACCACGCCCTCCTGGATCACCGAGATGGCCAGCCGGCCGTCCTGGGTGTAGATGCGGGCCTGGCCGAGGCCCCGGCCGCCCGAGGCGGACGGCGACTCCTGGTCGTACAGCAGCCATTCGTCGGCGCGGAAGGGGCGGTGGAACCACATCGCGTGGTCGAGCGAGGCGCCGACGACGTCGCCGGTCACCCAGCCGCCGCGCCCGTGCGCGAGCAGGATGGAGTCGAGGAGCGTCATGTCCGAGACGTAGGTCGCGAGGACGACGTGCAGCAGCGGGTCGTCCGCGAGCTTGCCGTTGGTGCGGAACCACACCTGGGAGCGCGGCTCGCGGGCCTCGCCGACGGTGGCGTACGGCGGTGCGTCGACGTAGCGCAGATCGACGGACTCGCGGGCCTCCAGGATGCGCTCCACGACCTCGGCGTCGGTGAAGACGTCGGCGTACAGCGGAAGCAGTTCGGCGGCCGTGGGCAGCGTCTCCGGGTCGGGCGCGGGCGGCATCGGGGCCTGGTGCTCCATGCCCTCCTCGTACGTCTGGAAGGACGCGGAGAGGTGGAAGATCGGCTGTCCGTGCTGGACCGCGACCACCCTGCGGGTGGTGAAGGAGCGGCCGTCGCGGATGCGGTCCACGGAGTACACGATGGGTGCGCCGGGGTCGCCGATCCGCAGGAAGTACGCGTGCAGGGAGTGGGCGAGCCGGTCCTCGGGGACCGTGCGCCCGGCGGCGACCAGCGCCTGCGCCGCCACCTGTCCGCCGAAGACCCGGGGGACGACGGCGGACCGGGAACGGCCGCGGAAGATGTCCTCCTCGATCCGCTCGAGATCGAGCAGATCGAGGAGGGACTGAAGTGCCTCGCTCATAAGGCAGTTGTACCGCGCAGTCTTTTCGCGGGCCTTACAGGCCCATGTCCTTGGCGATGATCGTCTTCATGATCTCGCTGGTCCCGCCGTAGATGCGGTTGACCCGGTTGTCCGCGTACAGGCGGGCGATCGGGTACTCGTTCATGAAGCCGTAGCCGCCGTGGAGCTGGAGGCAGCGGTCGATGACGCGGTGCGCGACCTCGGTGCAGAACAGCTTGGCGCTGGCGGCCTCGGCCGGGGTCAGCTCACCGGCGTCGAGGGCCTCCAGGGCGCGGTCGGCGACGGCCTCGGCCGCGTCCACCTCGGCCTGGCAGGCGGCCAGCTCGAACTTGGTGTTCTGGAAGGAGGCGACCGACTTGCCGAAGACGGTGCGCTCCTGGACGTACTCCTTGGCGAACCGGACGGCGGCCTTGGCCTGCGCGTAGGCGCCGAAGGCGATGCCCCAGCGCTCGGAGGCGAGGTTGTGGCCGAGGTAGTAGAAGCCCTTGTTCTCCTCGCCGAGGAGGTCCTCGACGGGCACCTTCACGTCGACGAACGCCAGCTCGGCGGTGTCGGAGGTCCGCAGGCCGAGCTTGTCGAGCTTGCGGCCGATGGAGTAGCCCTCGGACTTGGTGTCCACGGCGAACAGGGAGATACCGAAGCGGCGGTCCTCGGCGGTGGGCGCGGAGGTGCGGGCGCAGACGATCACGCGGTCGGCGTGGACGCCACCGGTGATGAAGGTCTTGGAACCGTTGAGGACGTAGTGCGTGCCGTCCTCGGAGAGCTTGGCGGTGGTCTTCATGCCCGCGAGGTCGGAGCCGGTGCCCGGCTCGGTCATCGCGAGGGCCCACATCTCCTCGGCGCTGACGAACTTCGGCAGGAAGCGCTTCTTCTGCTCTTCGGTGGCGAGCGACTTGAGGTAGGGCAGGCCGAGCAGCACGTGCACACCCGAGCCGCCGAACTGGACACCGGCGCGCGCGGTCTCCTCGTACATCACGGCTTCGAACTTGTACGAGTCGATGCCGGCGCCGCCGAACTCCTCGTCCACGCGGATGCCGAAGACGCCGAGCTCGGCGAGCTTGTAGTAGAAGTCGCGCGGCGCCTGGCCGGCGGCGAACCACTCGTCGTAGACCGGGACGACCTCGGCCTCGATGAAGGCGCGCAGGGTCTCCCGGAACGCCTCGTGGTCCTCGTTGAACACAGTACGGCGCACCGCCGCCACCTCCGCCTGGATACCTGGGGTTATTTCTAAGCGCTTGCTCAGATACGAGGTTACCCGTCGGTCACGAGCGCCGTCCAGGGGTCGCCCCCCGAGACGCTCGTCACGCCCCGGGCGTCACGGGAACCACGGGAACCTCAGAGACCACGATGGCTGCCTCGGGAACCGTGGCCGCCGCGCCGAAGGCCCCCCGCGCCATCCGGTGCAGCAGCTCGGCGGTCCCCGCGCGCCCCGGGAGCGCGCCCGGCCGCCCCAGGTGGGGGGTCGAGTTCAGCAGACCGAAGACCGAGTGCACGGACGAACGGGCCGCAGGCTCGGTGAGCTCCGGGTACACGTCACGGACCACCTGCACCCACAGCTCGACGTACTGGCGCTGGAGCTGGCGCACGAGCTTGCGGTCGCTGTCCCGCAGGCGGTCCAGCTCGCGGTCGTGCAGGGTGATCAGAGGGCGGTCGTCGAGCGCGAAGTCGATGTGCCCCTCGATGAGCGAGTCGAGGAGCGTCTCCGCGCCCCCGTCGGCCTCCGCCACCCGGCGCCTGCCGCCCGTGAGCAGCTGCCCACTGATCCCCACCAGCAGTTCGGCGAGCATCGCGTCCTTGCCGGCGAAGTGCCGGTAGAGACCGGGGCCGCTGATACCGACCGCCGCTCCTATCTCATCCACTCCCACGCCGTGGAAACCGCGCTCGGCGAAGAGCCGGGCGGCTTCCCTGAGGATCTGCTCGCGCCGGGTGGGGGCGTCTGTTCTGGTGGCCATGAAATCAATTCTAGACAGGCGGGTTAGCGGTCGTTAACCTGAAGGAGTTGCGTTAACGCTCATTAACTGGTCGATCACCTGGTGAGGGGACCGCAGGATGCAAGAGGCACCGGAGCTGACGAGCGCGGCAGACCCCGCGTCGGAGGCCTGGAGGGCCAACGAGGCGGCACACCGCGCGCTGGGCGAGGAGCTGCGCCACAAGCTGGCCGCGGCGCGGCTCGGCGGCGGCGAGAAGGCACGCGCGCGGCACACCGCGCGCGGCAAGCTGCTGCCCCGCGACCGTGTGGACGCCCTGCTCGACCCCGGCTCCCCGTTCCTGGAGCTGGCGCCGCTCGCCGCCGACGGGATGTACGACGGGGCGGCCCCGGCCGCCGGTGTCATCGCCGGGATCGGCCGGGTGAGCGGGCGCGAGTGCGTGATCGTCGCCAACGACGCCACCGTCAAGGGCGGCACGTACTACCCGATGACGGTGAAGAAGCACCTGCGCGCCCAGGAGGTGGCGCTGGAGAACCGTCTGCCCTGTCTGTATCTCGTCGACTCCGGAGGCGCCTTCCTGCCCATGCAGGACGAGGTGTTCCCCGACCGCGAGCACTTCGGGCGGATCTTCTACAACCAGGCGCGGATGTCCGGCGCCGGGATCCCGCAGATCGCGGCCGTTCTCGGCTC includes:
- the tesB gene encoding acyl-CoA thioesterase II; the protein is MSEALQSLLDLLDLERIEEDIFRGRSRSAVVPRVFGGQVAAQALVAAGRTVPEDRLAHSLHAYFLRIGDPGAPIVYSVDRIRDGRSFTTRRVVAVQHGQPIFHLSASFQTYEEGMEHQAPMPPAPDPETLPTAAELLPLYADVFTDAEVVERILEARESVDLRYVDAPPYATVGEAREPRSQVWFRTNGKLADDPLLHVVLATYVSDMTLLDSILLAHGRGGWVTGDVVGASLDHAMWFHRPFRADEWLLYDQESPSASGGRGLGQARIYTQDGRLAISVIQEGVVRVPR
- a CDS encoding SACE_7040 family transcriptional regulator, with amino-acid sequence MATRTDAPTRREQILREAARLFAERGFHGVGVDEIGAAVGISGPGLYRHFAGKDAMLAELLVGISGQLLTGGRRRVAEADGGAETLLDSLIEGHIDFALDDRPLITLHDRELDRLRDSDRKLVRQLQRQYVELWVQVVRDVYPELTEPAARSSVHSVFGLLNSTPHLGRPGALPGRAGTAELLHRMARGAFGAAATVPEAAIVVSEVPVVPVTPGA
- a CDS encoding acyl-CoA dehydrogenase family protein, producing MRRTVFNEDHEAFRETLRAFIEAEVVPVYDEWFAAGQAPRDFYYKLAELGVFGIRVDEEFGGAGIDSYKFEAVMYEETARAGVQFGGSGVHVLLGLPYLKSLATEEQKKRFLPKFVSAEEMWALAMTEPGTGSDLAGMKTTAKLSEDGTHYVLNGSKTFITGGVHADRVIVCARTSAPTAEDRRFGISLFAVDTKSEGYSIGRKLDKLGLRTSDTAELAFVDVKVPVEDLLGEENKGFYYLGHNLASERWGIAFGAYAQAKAAVRFAKEYVQERTVFGKSVASFQNTKFELAACQAEVDAAEAVADRALEALDAGELTPAEAASAKLFCTEVAHRVIDRCLQLHGGYGFMNEYPIARLYADNRVNRIYGGTSEIMKTIIAKDMGL